A genomic region of Fusarium falciforme chromosome 4, complete sequence contains the following coding sequences:
- a CDS encoding R3H domain-containing protein — MAEQGGGQASNQAQNQSQNEGRASGSRGGSRGGRRRGRGGRNRGQGNQSTTPGSRGGRNAASQATAADGTDGTPSTTPQVEQPASSAPESSASSRGRRNRRGQRGGSHGSENRGRGGFRVGPHRQFGGRLTTTTEEPAQATSQDQSLSADAPEFVPGQPVAPRSAPESSSAQSQPPTQPRSKGGRSRSDRKQGRPKQDVPKSTAPDLWQRIQEDISNWNYECRICADDVTRKSYVWSCTVCWTVVHLKCAHQWWSTSMKVDEATGDKSWRCPGCNSSLTGEPGDYQCVCGTCEVAVKARCYCGRVEKEMECFKQDEACDSYDPTNDSWFQGSFSCENACGRAYDCGIHRCETSCHPQDELPAHCPFSPDVVTHCPCGKTPLKDLMDHPRQSCEEHVPHCERVCEKKLKCGHTCQSLCHTGDCDPCMQVMDIDCRCGRVTAPSICHEGDIQHPLCFKVCQATRNCGRHRCGEHCCPGEKKAAQRIAQQKKQRSGVDSIQVEAEHICVQVCGRPLKCGSHFSATAVQRFFNLLNPVALASHIAHPSVGARPLAVIPLLSISVILMTLNALLAPISLRSLHTCRKLCHRPGECGDAREGCEQVCGKTKLLCNHTCQNVCHGQTPCNESTACQKKMVVQCPCGNYKKEFKCLASTSNPTPSRPELRCDEECERLDRNRRLAAALNIDPASHTNDHVPFSDNTLKLYKQFPSWGDSQERHFRVFAANPDEVRLRYEPMRNESRQFLHLLAEDFGLESKSEDYGSNRSVVVWKTDKFVSAPPKTLAQCVKIRAAQAAEAAAAAALRPPSPPPFDSEPFNSMVLTEPRFGLTIDEVTTALASDLASLQGFSFKTDFLNDEVLIKATAQYSAFLTPAPVEKSLAALKPRIEQTIRSQKLAEGVLLCHSDDKGAVTRREVLRRPGAGGWSAVAGRAASKPTSSSSTPAPEDSIKPGRKLLGLKKKKPQQPEAGKVWAALDGDVEC; from the exons ATGGCGGAACAGGGGGGAGGACAGGCCTCGAATCAGGCTCAGAATCAGTCCCAGAATGAAGGTCGAGCATCAGGATCGAGAGGGGGCTCACGTGGTGGACGTCGTAGGGGAAGAGGTGGCCGGAACCGCGGTCAAGGGAATCAATCCACCACACCAGGCTCCCGAGGTGGTAGAAACGCCGCCTCTCAAGCCACCGCTGCTGATGGTACTGATGGTACACCTTCAACCACACCCCAGGTGGAGCAGCCCGCCTCTTCCGCACCTGAAAGTTCAGCATCATCTAGAGGTCGACGGAATCGGCGCGGTCAGCGAGGCGGTTCTCATGGTTCAGAGaaccgaggaagaggaggattccGCGTGGGACCTCATCGGCAATTCGGTGGCCGCTTGACCACCACAACGGAAGAACCGGCTCAAGCAACTTCCCAGGATCAGTCATTGAGTGCAGACGCTCCCGAGTTTGTCCCCGGGCAACCCGTCGCTCCACGGAG TGCACCGGAGTCAAGCTCGGCTCAGTCTCAACCTCCGACCCAGCCGCGCTCTAAGGGAGGTCGATCTCGGTCTGATCGGAAACAGGGGAGGCCAAAGCAGGACGTTCCTAAGTCGACTGCCCCCGACCTTTGGCAACGGATCCAGGAGGACATTAGCAACTGGAACTACGAATGCCGAATCTGCGCCGATGACGTTACCCGCAAAAGTTATGTCTGGTCGTGCACCGTTTGCTGGACCGTCGTCCATCTCAAGTGTGCTCATCAATGGTGGAGCACCTCGATGAAGGTAGACGAGGCCACCGGCGATAAGTCATGGCGTTGTCCCGGGTGCAACTCAAGCCTGACTGGCGAGCCCGGTGATTATCAGT GTGTCTGTGGAACCTGCGAGGTGGCAGTGAAGGCTAGGTGCTATTGTGGACGAgttgagaaggagatggaaTGCTTCAAGCAGGATGAGGCCTGCGACTCCTACGATCCTACCAACGATTCTTGGTTCCAGGGCTCTTTCAGCTGCGAAAATGCCTGCGGAAGGGCCTACGACTGTGGAATTCATCGCTGTGAGACGTCTTGCCATCCACAGGATGAGCTCCCGGCTCACTGCCCCTTCTCCCCAGACGTGGTAACCCATTGTCCTTGCGGGAAGACACCGCTCAAGGATCTCATGGATCACCCGCGCCAATCTTGCGAGGAGCATGTTCCTCATTGTGAGAGAGTCTgcgagaagaagctcaagtgtGGCCACACATGCCAGTCATTGTGTCACACTGGAGATTGTGATCCTTGTATGCAGGTCATGGATATAGATTGTCGGTGTGGCCGAGTCACCGCCCCGTCCATCTGCCACGAGGGGGATATCCAGCACCCCCTGTGCTTCAAGGTGTGTCAGGCAACTCGGAACTGTGGGCGGCATCGATGCGGAGAGCACTGCTGCCCGGGTGAAAAGAAGGCAGCGCAGAGGATCGCccagcagaagaagcagcgTTCTGGTGTCGACTCTATTCAGGTTGAAGCTGAGCACATCTGTGTTCAGGTCTGTGGCAGGCCACTCAAGTGTGGTAGCCACTTCT CTGCAACTGCGGTGCAACGgttcttcaacctcctcaaccCTGTGGCACTCGCCAGCCATATTGCACATCCAAGTGTAGGCGCCAGACCGCTTGCGGTCATCCCTCTGTTGAGCATCAGTGTCATCCTGATGACGTTGAATGCCCTCCTTGCGCCTATCTCACTGAGAAG TCTTCATACTTGTAGGAAGCTTTGCCACCGCCCTGGAGAGTGCGGCGATGCTCGAGAGGGGTGCGAGCAAGTCTGTGGAAAGACGAAACTGCTCTGCAACCACACTTGCCAGAATGTCTGCCATGGCCAGACTC CCTGCAACGAGTCTACTGCCTgccagaagaagatggtTGTCCAGTGCCCCTGCGGTAACTACAAAAAGGAGTTCAAGTGCCTCGCGAGCACCAGCAACCCGACTCCAAGCCGCCCAGAGCTTAGATGCGACGAAGAATGTGAACGCCTGGACCGTAACCGTCGCCTTGCCGCAGCTCTCAACATCGATCCTGCGTCACACACCAACGACCATGTCCCCTTCTCAGACAACACGCTGAAGCTGTACAAGCAGTTCCCCTCTTGGGGTGACAGCCAGGAGAGACATTTCCGCGTCTTTGCTGCTAACCCAGATGAAGTTCGTCTTCGATATGAGCCCATGCGCAATGAGTCCCGCCAGTTCTTGCACCTCCTGGCCGAAGACTTTGGTCTCGAGAGCAAGAGTGAGGATTATGGCTCGAATCGATCCGTCGTTGTCTGGAAGACGGACAAGTTCGTATCTGCTCCGCCCAAGACGCTCGCCCAGTGCGTCAAGATCCGGGCCGCTCAGGCTGCCgaagccgctgccgctgcggcCCTTCGTCCCCCGAGCCCACCCCCCTTTGATAGCGAACCCTTCAATAGCATGGTCCTCACCGAGCCTCGCTTTGGCCTGACCATCGATGAAGTCACAACCGCGCTCGCTTCAGACCTTGCATCCCTGCAGGGCTTCTCGTTCAAGACTGACTTCCTTAACGATGAGGTTCTCATCAAGGCTACAGCGCAGTACTCAGCCTTCCTCACACCCGCCCCAGTCGAAAAGAGCCTTGCTGCTCTGAAGCCACGCATCGAGCAGACGATCCGCAGCCAGAAACTCGCCGAGGGCGTGCTGCTCTGCCACTCGGACGACAAGGGCGCCGTCACCCGCCGCGAGGTGCTCCGCCGACCGGGCGCAGGGGGGTGGAGCGCCGTGGCTGGGCGGGCGGCGTCCAAGCCcacctcctcatcgtcgacacCGGCGCCTGAGGACTCGATCAAGCCCGGCCGCAAGCTGCTCGGGcttaagaagaagaagccacaGCAGCCCGAGGCGGGCAAGGTGTGGGCGGCACTTGACGGGGATGTAGAATGCTAG
- a CDS encoding Hydrolase-4 domain-containing protein, which produces MPSKTGRTNMASSNPPPSPTSSSYLEQTVSILTSVAGYMRLPALASTGIAAVLTSLLYFKQKALIYPSHIPANSRSDVPKPSDFGIKNFEELYIPTDDGEKLSAYYIRGPRGHKNSNVTILMFHGNAGNIGHRLPIARMIINYIGCNVFMLEYRGYGSSTGEPDESGLNIDAQTGLNYLRQRAETRDHKLIVYGQSLGGAVSIKLVAKNQDSGAITGLILENTFLSIRKLIPSVVPPAKYLTLLCHQVWPSESILPSINKVPTLFISGLQDEIVPPRHMKQLYEISTAPTKRWKPLPGGDHNSSVLEEGYFEAMSDFIAEVTGESPREKTRI; this is translated from the exons ATGCCCAGCAAAACCGGCCGAACAAACATGGCCAGCTCCAACCCTCCTCCGTCGCCAACCTCGTCCAGCTACCTCGAGCAGACCGTGTCGATACTGACGTCGGTCGCCGGCTACATGCGTCTGCCCGCGTTGGCTTCCACG GGCATCGCCGCCGTCCTCACCTCGCTGCTGTACTTTAAGCAAAA GGCATTGATTTATCCGAGCCACATTCCCGCAAACTCTCGCTCCGACGTTCCCAAACCTTCTGACTTTGGCATCAAAAACTTCGAGGAGTTGTATATCCCAaccgacgatggcgagaAGCTCTCGGCCTACTACATCCGGGGCCCTCGTGGCCACAAGAACTCCAATGTCACCATTTTGATGTTTCATGGGAATGCTGGGAACATCGGCCACCGATTACCCATTGCTCGTATGATCATCAACTATATTGGTTGCAATGTGTTTATGCTGGAGTATAGAGGCTACGGCTCTTCGACCGGCGAGCCCGACGAGTCTGGTTTGAACATTGACGCTCAAACGGGGCTGAACTATCTTCGGCAGCGGGCCGAGACACGAGATCACAAGCTCATCGTCTACGGTCAGAGCCTGGGGGGTGCCGTCAGCATCAAGCTGGTGGCCAAGAACCAGGACTCGGGTGCTATTACGGGCCTGATCCTCGAGAACACGTTTCTCTCCATCCGGAAGCTTATCCCTTCCGTTGTGCCTCCTGCCAAATACCTCACCCTGCTATGCCACCAGGTCTGGCCCAGCGAGTCGATACTACCCAGTATCAACAAGGTGCCGACCCTCTTCATCAGTGGCTTGCAGGATGAGATCGTCCC ACCACGGCACATGAAGCAACTGTACGAGATCTCCACGGCACCCACCAAGCGGTGGAAGCCCCTGCCCGGTGGCGACCATAACTCGAGCGTTCTCGAAGAAGGTTACTTCGAGGCCATGTCAGATTTCATCGCCGAGGTGACAGGCGAGTCACCACGGGAGAAGACACGCATATAG
- a CDS encoding Mitochondrial pyruvate carrier, whose translation MAAIIKAANAKIRSNPVSDYICSTHFWGPVSNFGIPLAAIMDTQKSPELISGQMTGALIIYAGTFMRYSLAVTPRNYLLFACHFVNAGAQLTQGYRWLNYHYWGGKENMAKEQLVQAAEVAKNKVEKAGEKVQSAVSK comes from the exons ATGGCTGCAATCATCAAGGCTGCTAATGCCAAGATCCGGTCCAACCCGGTATCTGATTACATCTGCTCGACCC ACTTCTGGGGTCCCGTCTCCAACTTTGGCATTCCCCttgccgccatcatggaTACACAGAAGAGCCCTGAACT TATCTCGGGACAGATGACCGGTGCCCTCATCATCTACGCCGGTACCTTCATGCGCTACTCTCTGGCCGTGACACCCCGAAACTACCTCCTCTTTGCCTGCCACTTCGTCAACGCCGGCGCCCAGCTCACCCAAGGATACCGATGGCTCAACTACCACTACTGGGGCGGAAAGGAGAACATGGCAAAGGAGCAGCTGGTGCAGGCGGCAGAGGTGGCCAAGAACAAGGTTGAGAAGGCCGGCGAGAAGGTTCAGAGTGCCGTCAGCAAATAA